The sequence AGCAGGTGTGCCGTCCCGCCCAATCCAGTTGGGGTTACAAGGGGTTCCATGAGTATTGGTTGAACGAGACCAACGCCTGGATTTATCCCCACCTGCACAAGGCGACCGAGCGGATGATCGAACTCAGCCAGCGGGAACCCCAGGATCAATGGGAATGGCGTGCCCTCAATCAGGCGGCGCGGGAATTGCTGTTGGCGCAGTCCTCGGATTGGGCGTTTATCATGCGGACCGGCACGATGGTGCCCTATGCGGTGCGGCGTACCCGTTCCCATTTGCAACGGTTGAATCGCCTGTATGAGGACATCCGGGCTGGCAAGATTGACCGGGACTGGTTGACCCAAGTGGAACAAATGGATAACATTTTTCCTCATATCAACTACCGGGTGTATCGCCCCTTGGCTTAAATTATCGCCGGGTCGCCCTGTACGCTAAATTAATCCTAGAGTCCTGTTTGTACTGCTTTGCACATCTATGACCAAGTTAGACCAACGCCCGAACGATAAATCAGCGAAACCAACCAACGAAAATAGTGCGGTTGAATGGGGCAAAACCATTGGGGTGAGTTTACTGCTCGCCTTTGGGATTCGGACGTTTGTGGCGGAAGCTCGTTATATTCCCTCCGAATCCATGTTGCCCACCCTGGAGGTGAATGACCGGTTGATTATTGATAAAGTCACCTATGATTTTCGCACCCCAGAGCGGGGGGAAATTGTGGTTTTTCAGCCCACCGTTGCCCTCAAGGAACAGGGATTTCGGGATGCGTTTATCAAGCGGATTGTGGGCTTACCGGGTGAACAAGTGCAGGTCAAAAAAGGGATAGTTTTTATCAATGGTAAACCGTTGGCGGAACCCTATTTAGCCGCTCCCCCGGATTATGAGT comes from Synechococcus sp. C9 and encodes:
- the lepB gene encoding signal peptidase I, whose translation is MTKLDQRPNDKSAKPTNENSAVEWGKTIGVSLLLAFGIRTFVAEARYIPSESMLPTLEVNDRLIIDKVTYDFRTPERGEIVVFQPTVALKEQGFRDAFIKRIVGLPGEQVQVKKGIVFINGKPLAEPYLAAPPDYEYGPVVVPADHYLVLGDNRNHSFDSHFWGFVPRKNIIGRAAVRFWPPHRIGGIGSPSQPQ